TTTCAAGTTTGTTTTTCTCATATATTTAAACCCCACTAACTTGATCAACCCATTTAACCAAATTCTCAATATCAAAACTTTGAGTTACGACTACTTCAAATCGTTagttactatgtccattgagaagattttcctttttttttacattgatagCCAATAGCACCAAGTGGAAAAGTAATAGTCTGCAACAAGAAAACAAAGACCTGTTTTACTTCTAAATTAGATAATAAGAATGTCAGCTATGTAGTGTGTCTCACTGTTCTCACCAGTGCATCGTACATTAAACACCCTGATAATTGGCAACGAAGACAGGTCGGGCAGGTACGCACATGAACATACACGAATCATCTAAGGCTGCCAGTGGGCGTGTCCAAACAAACTTGCACTCAGgcatttattgacatttttctctctttgcGGGGTCAGCACATTTTAAGCTAATGTGAACACTGTGCAGCTACAAAAAGTCACTGGGGACATGGTGAAGCATCATAAAAAAGGGACATTTTTGTAATGTGATTGAAGAACAAAGTTGGAACACATCAATGAGCATGTCAAGTTAACCCACCACATCTTTGCATTTTGTTTCAAGCCAAGTCAACGCTGACGTGTTGTGACAGTATGTTCCCGTTTTACTGGCTCGCACAGCTGGTGTGAACCTGGTGTAGAAAAGACAAACATTCAAGTTGTCAAACAGGAATTTAAGGATCCGCAATACATCCATACATTGAGTTATaatatcaaaattgaaaacaaaaatcttTTTACAACATCAACGGGTGAAAAATTGGAAAAGTGGCTTTTCATCAACAAACTTGTGACTTTCGTTCGGTCTGTGGTTGTTCCAAAAAAGTCCCAaattttccaaaaacatccaaatgGCAACCCAAAACTCGTGCCATTCATTTGATAGAGCTCAGTGAGTCAGTCCATGTAGTCGAAGTCCTCGGGGATCCCGAAGGCTTTGTCGATGTGACTGTTGTCAAATGCAAACTTTTTCTTAGTCCATGACTTTATGGCAAAGACGTTGTCTGAAAACACAGAGAAAAATCATGGAGAAGGCATGTTTTTACTGCCACAGCTAGCCagggatatttttaaaattatttttcattttttaaatgttcctgGAAATGTGGAGTGATCAGTTAGGCCAGGAAGGAACGTAAAAAAACAGGTTGTGCCTGGGTATAATTGAATATAATTGAAGTAAAGCATGCATGTAAAATTAATTTTTCTTTCTGTTTCCattatattttgttgttttgaatagTTTGGCAAAATTTCCAAcctatttttttagttacattttattttgaatgatgTTGTGGCACTAGATTATTAAATATACAATTATGTTTTGATAGTGAATAGAGTAAAATAATCAGGAAAAAAAGTACTAAAAAGTCAAAAACATTAGACTATTTTGCAACCCCAAAAAATAGCATTGCGGAGTTAAAATTGTTGATATATTTAGAGTAAATAGAAATAAACTTTAGTTGGGCCAAGATATAATTGTGTCATTAGTGGTGGAATcttgtttgtccttttttttaattaacttgttGGGCCAGGCTATAATTGTGCCAGAAACTCAATTAAGGTATGTCGGTTTCACAGTAATAATCTTTTAAAAGTTGGAAAATATCCTTGAGATTCTTTTTTAACATGTATTATCATTCAATGAACCACTGAaccaagttttctttttttttttcacttcctgttttgtttttgttcacttCCACATTGCCTTGTGACCACATCAGTGAAGGAGTGACATTTTTTACCAAATTAGTCAACGGTCACTGTGGTTACAATTGGGAGTCAAAAAGAGGACttacataattatttttttaaaaatcctcaCGTCAATTGTTTGACAAGGAGAATTTGTGCACCTTTAAAGTTAATTGCAAGCAGGGTGTGGCGGATAATTTTCAAAAATTCTCACCTGTCCACCTGGAAACAGCTATTTTGGCAACGGTGTTTGACTTTTCTGCAAAACGTGAgagagcaacaaaatgactcatGAGAAAGAAGAAGCAAGACAATCATGAAATAGCTTATCAATTTCAAAGATATACGCTGGTATTCTAAAAATCTGCAAAATATGCAGTTCATTGTTGCAACGTGTTGGTGACTGACTTTCACTGTCTTGATGTACTGAACTTCCTCAATTGCAACAACAGGAAGTCTATTTTTGCTCACTTTCTTTGAAAAGTTTGAAGAAATGGTATAATCATACCGTCAGTCCATCTGTTGTTAATTATGCGAGGTGTACACATTGTTCCCGAACATGCAGCCCAGGCCAAATTTGGGAAATAAACTTTGAAGAGGGTAAATGCATTGCTTTTTCTGATTTTGTCCTTCCAAAACTGGGCCAATTCAGATTAAAGGGCAACCGCctattttggtcattaaaaatttcaagttgattaaaaataaaagaataaacagCTCCCTGAGATCTTGGGAAAAAACGAGGGACTGTATATACTTCCAATTGTTATTTCATCTAACCTTTCATAGATACTTCCCTGATCTGCAGGTCAGTAAAatttgagtaccgtattttcacgactataaggcgcatataaaagtcttaaattttctccaaaatagccagggcgccttataatccagtgcactttatatatggaccaatactaaaattgttatcacgataaaataaaataaatcagttgatagggtacaccatccacTACAGCTTCACAACCACAGCTACTAGCTagttactatttgcgaatggattgtggccgcctggacgaacgtataaaactcagcgtttttgatgactcatttggacaattgttcaattcggacacagaaaatgaggactttgatggatttgtgggtgatgatgacatgagtacattggaaaatggctaaataaagtacaaccgaactcagtttagcttccgttgcctttttaaaaacgtgtttttagcgtgtgggtgtagcgtgtatgtttaagctggtgtatgttttgccatgccgggctgcgtctataaaaacagtgcgccctttgtgtgtgtaaaatacagaaatagcactcgttactgacacagcggctaaaaatacgatgccccatatagtcgtgaaaatacggtacatattctTTGGATCTCGGGTTGTGTCGATCATACTTACTCATATCCTCAACAACTTGCGGGTCACAATCATGGTACTTTTCCAACTGAGTCTGAAGCTGAGCCCGCTCTTCTGTCAGAGTCTGAAACTCCTTCAACATAGCGCTCCTCTCTTTCTACACACGCACGTGACCAATCAGCATTTGAACGTTCCAACATATTATAGTCTCTTTTCTTACCGTATCCTCCCGTCCTTCTTTAGCTTTTTCAATGGCCTCCTGCAGTGAACTTTGACGCTGCTTTGCCTCAGACACCTTCAATTAGACATATATAATAACTTGGACAAAAAACTTGGCAACCCCGTTCACTTTTTCGTTACCTATACATCAATCCCTCACCTGTTTGTTCAATTGATCTAGTTTAAGCTCGCGGGCGTGCACAGCTTTGCTGGGGAAAGCCCAGTAGTAGTTGCATGTGCCCAAACGCTCACAGTCCACCATGTTGTCGTCCACCAGGCTTTGCAGCACGTCCTTCACTGACATTAGTGCTGAAAGACATTAGACACAACATCACTCCTTGTGGCGCCTTCTTCCAAGATCCAGGCTGCGTTTTTAGTCTTTTGGTGATAGAGTGTTAGCTTGATTACAGCTGAACTGCTTAAATGAGGCATGCTTAGTATTTCCTTTGGAAATTCTGACATTGACCAGAGAGGGGTCTCAAATCGTGATGTCCCGATCTGAAACGTACCGTATTAATTCGAGTATAacacgcaaaattttgtaccaaaaaagtgaagcaaagtttgggtgcgcgttatacacggatcccggtgaaacactgctcCCTGGCTGGcgatgaaaaagtcccctccgcagcGGTTATGTATAATGAGAGACATAAAACCTgactttgtccgccagatggcaataatctaccttcttttttttggcaAGTTTATAAGGTAAAagtaggggtaaaaaaaattgtataatgGTGCGCCAGGAAAACGAGTCTGCCCAGGGAGTGCTATCctcgctcaagaagaatggaatcaattgtttggtgaatctgatgatgaataAGACTTCtaacaattttaaatattatgatgatgaagtagactaaggatttaaaattggaaattccatttgaggattctgttcatattggtagtagtttgttttaccaggtttccgtagcatatgttgtgaataaatgtttataaataaagaaataaactcGTATTATTGGTGGATGGATCAGAATGGAATTTTGATAGGTATATTAATTAAGAGAAAATGTATCAGCATGATTGGCGGCCAAAGagatatttttttgtccaaactgAATAATGTTAAAGTGGTTTTAAATGTTTGTAtagttggaaaaaaagagaacttTTATCAAATTGCCAGCTTTAAGAAACAACAACTTTTAtgatctttgaataaaaacgttGTTAGTTTGATCCCGAAATAAAGATGATTTGTATTTACTGTAGGAAAATCAGATCTTGTTGCATTTAATTGGAGTCGGCACGGAtttagtgtgtttgtgtgtgcctcTCTATCATCAACTAAGCAAAACATTTGCAGCCTCTCAGCCGCTTGGAGAGAATGTAGCTGAGCCAGAAAGACATCTGAAATAGGACACtcctaaagaaagaaaaaaaaaaaactctcacTGGCAACAATCTGTTCAGAACTCCACTTGCAGTCGAACATTAAGAAACTCATGGCGGGATCTGTTCACCCTCCTTCCCACCATCATTAAGTAACAACATCATGCCCGAGTAAGGggctaaaaaaatgttacaaactATCAATTGATGTGAGCATTATGGATCATAACTTACTTATTCCCTTTGTTTTAGGGGCAATCTTCTCAATGTCTTTCAGCTGGAATACGTCCTTCTGCAAACACAGTGATTTACTGTGTCGTGTATGAAACAAACCATTTTTTGTAATTGTCAGTTTTACATATTTTTGTGCAAATAACCAAATTTCACTTACTGTTTCAAAGAATATTTCCATCATGCGActtcttttttcctccaaacttAATCCTTTCTTTTTCGACTACAACATAATGATgataaagaaagagaaaaatactTTTACATTACATCGCACTAGGTTCaacaaaaaatactatattaatCACTTCGCTTCTGATAACGCTTTTTGTATGCTTGTGTGTGTTCTTTGGCAATAAAAAGGGAATTATGATTATAACTGGCTTGTATTGTGTTTGGTTTGTGACTGGTAAAAaggcttttgttgttatttttgtttctaaTAATCCTAAAACTAAGTGCCCCATatttgttattatatatttgtattgaGCTGTTTGTTGTAAGGGATAAATAAAGTACGTAATTCATATTGTAAATAAATCTATAGCGAACACGTAcctaaaaaaaacgtgaaatttccagatttaattaaaaatcaatacaCAATAACGACAGTGTGTGGATGTTCAAATTAGTATTTAATTATGAAATTTTGCATTGTCGTGACACTGATTTGTTGCGACAGGCGGCCTCCATTTACGGCAACTTCTTATTCAATGACTATTTTATCGAAGCGTTTCTAGTTAAGGTACATTGATTATGAGCTtaactattccattttttaatagttttgtaAATACATGGGTATTTGGATTCAACTGAAGCTATTTTCACGACACTACCCCTTTGATACACATATAAACAGAACTGGCACTAACACAGAATGTTGACAATACCTTACCATGTTGATAAATCGGCTACCTGAACACCCACGACGGTTATGAATCAGCTTTAGAAGCGATTATAAAATATTTGTCTCCTTTTCACGGGGCCAAATGGTGTCGAGACCAGAGTCCTCAGAAGTTTAAGCTTCTAAAATTCCCGCGGAAAACTGCGGGTTGCCAGATTGTAAAGCCACTCTCTAGTGCAATTAACCGTAAAAcccgcctattaaaaatagtttATATAAAAACTTCAAGAAAAACGCatgaattttaaaacaaaacacaagatTATTTTCTTCAAACCGcagatttttgtcaaaaatagcCCATAGCATTGTACTCCCGCCCagcctttgaaaaaaatacccGTTTGAGAGGGAACGCACGCACTGGCAACATTGCTGCCAGGTCCAGACGCTGCGTCACATTCAAGTACATACCGGAAACAACTAAATTATATTTACTATACATATTTACAAACGGACAAACAATATTCATTTAATTGAAATTGCCGcaataatttataataatgtCAATACCATTTTAAAGACGCAGAAAAGCATGAAGCACGAAATAATAGAGGAAATATAAAGACAAGAGAAACATTTTTGGTCCAGTGATCATTTTAATTCCATTcgacataaaataaatataaacaaggaaaaatataaacaatgaaTGGAAGTTGTAATAACTAATATGATgggtgtttaaaaatatatctgaaAGAATCTGCGCAGTCAATTCGACAATATTTTTAGCTATTTACGTGCTACAATACTATAGTATTTCTAAAATATGTATTATTGCAAGTGTAAGGCGTCACAAAACAGCAGATTGCACTTGGTGACTTGTAGATTGTGGGTTATTATTAAATTAGTCACACATAAGATTGACGTGATAGTCGTTAGTATGTTCTTCATGACTGTATTTCGTGGACATGCACGTACTATTTTGCGCCACAATGTTTAGTTAGAACCTGAGTGCAGTATGgtgaaaaatgttttaagaCTATCTCTGCAATGATGTTAAAAAGAGcaaagtgggggaaaaaagttgtttttttcttttcattgagGCATTAACACTCATTCTTACAGTAATTTTGGAAAAACAGGCAAAAATGGAAGACtctagaatatatttttttgtatatttctcCAGTTATTGTTACTAGTGTCTACTGCTGGGGTTAAATTGGTACGTTGGTTTGAAGCACACAAAAATAGGACGTCCCAGTGGCACAAAGCGTACGCGACGGATAAAGGTGAATGAGCGCAAATTGGCTTTTTTAGTGTATACACACTTGTGCGTGTTTGTATCATTCTACTTCGTACTAGAGTGCAGCACTGGGTGGGCTACTGCAGGTAGCGGTAGACTTTGAAGCAGTGGTTTCCCGAGTCGGCAACCACCACGTGTCCATCAGAAGTGAGCGCCAGACCCTGAGGGCCGTACAGCGGGTCGGCCGACGTGTTGATGTAGGACAGGAAAGAACCGCTGCCGTCAAACACCTGGCAGTATGgagaaatatttattcatcttctgaatCTGATcttcacagggggtgctgtagcctaacaATGGGCACACTGACCTGTATCCGGCTATTCCCCCAGTCCGCGACGATAATGTTTCCGTTGTCATCCACGGCCACCCCTGTGGGGGCGTTGAACTGACCGTTACCCTCGCCGTTGGATCCGAACTTCAAGAGGAACTCCCCTTCCGTGTTGAACACCTACACCGTCCGAGTATACTCAGAATTAAAAGAACACAGACCAGCGCTATGTTAAAACGCAGTTTACCTTTACGGAGTGGTTGTGAAAATCTGTTATGATGatttcattgttgttgttgacggCAGCGAAGTGAGGCCCTGAGTTGAGTTTTTGGAAATataaaatcatcatcatcattattttcTTCTGCTTATCCGTGGGAATATAAACTAATCATTTATATGAGTTTAGAGAAATAACAGTGGATAATCTTCATTAACTTTGCAATTACCTGCAAACTGCCTGTCTCCATTACCACGGTTACCAAACTTGGTGACCATCTTGCCATTAAGCTGGAAAATGAAAACGCAGCAGGCCTTGTTGTCCACCACGATAACATGACCGTTCCTGTCTACCGACACACCCTTGGGACCCATCAGCTTACCCGAGCCGATCTTGTTCtagaaaaacaaaggaaaaatgattaaaatacgcCAAAGGCAATCGTCGT
The Stigmatopora argus isolate UIUO_Sarg chromosome 7, RoL_Sarg_1.0, whole genome shotgun sequence DNA segment above includes these coding regions:
- the mnd1 gene encoding meiotic nuclear division protein 1 homolog isoform X2 produces the protein MMEIFFETKDVFQLKDIEKIAPKTKGITLMSVKDVLQSLVDDNMVDCERLGTCNYYWAFPSKAVHARELKLDQLNKQVSEAKQRQSSLQEAIEKAKEGREDTKERSAMLKEFQTLTEERAQLQTQLEKYHDCDPQVVEDMKKSNTVAKIAVSRWTDNVFAIKSWTKKKFAFDNSHIDKAFGIPEDFDYMD
- the mnd1 gene encoding meiotic nuclear division protein 1 homolog isoform X1, producing MSKKKGLSLEEKRSRMMEIFFETKDVFQLKDIEKIAPKTKGITLMSVKDVLQSLVDDNMVDCERLGTCNYYWAFPSKAVHARELKLDQLNKQVSEAKQRQSSLQEAIEKAKEGREDTKERSAMLKEFQTLTEERAQLQTQLEKYHDCDPQVVEDMKKSNTVAKIAVSRWTDNVFAIKSWTKKKFAFDNSHIDKAFGIPEDFDYMD